A portion of the Phaenicophaeus curvirostris isolate KB17595 chromosome 17, BPBGC_Pcur_1.0, whole genome shotgun sequence genome contains these proteins:
- the FZD10 gene encoding frizzled-10: MGPRGLPALCWLALCAGVGAIEPERPGDGRCQPVEIPMCKDIGYNMTRMPNLMGHENQREAAIQLHEFAPLVEYGCHGHLKFFLCSLYAPMCTEQVSTPIPACRVMCEQARLKCSPIMEQFNFKWPDSLDCGKLPNKNDPNYLCMEAPNNGSDEPPRGSGLLPPLFRPQRPSGAHDPQQHKDAPGRTSCENPGKFHHVEKSSSCAPLCSPGVDVYWSEDDKRFAVVWIAVWSILCFFSSAFTVLTFLIDPQRFKYPERPIIFLSMCYCVYSVGYIIRLFSGAESIACDRDSGQLYVIQEGLESTGCTIVFLVLYYFGMASSLWWVILTLTWFLAAGKKWGHEAIEANSSYFHLAAWAIPAVKTIMILVMRRVAGDELTGLCYVGSMDVNALTGFVLIPLACYLVIGTSFILSGFVALFHIRRVMKTGGENTDKLEKLMVRIGVFSVLYTVPATCVIACYFYERLNMDYWKIVATQQKCKMNNQTKNLDCMMNNSIPAVEIFMVKIFMLLVVGITSGMWIWTSKTLQSWQNVCSRRLKKRSRRKPASVITSSGIYKKPQHPQKTHLAKYESTLQPPTCV, from the coding sequence ATGGGGCCCCGCGGCCTCCCCGCGCTCTGCTGGCTCGCCCTGTGCGCGGGGGTCGGCGCCATCGAGCCCGAGCGGCCCGGCGACGGGCGCTGCCAGCCCGTGGAGATCCCCATGTGCAAGGACATCGGCTACAACATGACGAGGATGCCCAACCTGATGGGGCACGAGAACCAGCGGGAGGCCGCCATCCAGCTGCACGAGTTCGCCCCGCTGGTGGAGTACGGCTGCCACGGGCACCTCAAGTTCTTCCTGTGCTCCCTCTACGCCCCGATGTGCACCGAGCAGGTCTCGACCCCCATCCCCGCCTGCCGGGTGATGTGCGAGCAGGCCAGGCTCAAGTGCTCGCCCATCATGGAGCAGTTCAACTTCAAGTGGCCGGACTCGCTGGACTGCGGCAAGCTGCCCAACAAGAACGACCCCAACTACCTGTGCATGGAGGCCCCCAACAACGGCTCCGACGAGCCGCCGCGGGGATCGGGCCTGCTGCCCCCCTTGTTCCGCCCCCAGCGCCCCAGCGGCGCCCACGACCCCCAGCAGCACAAGGACGCGCCGGGCAGAACCTCCTGCGAGAACCCCGGAAAGTTCCACCACGTGGAGAAGAGCTCGTCGTGCGCCCCGCTCTGCTCCCCCGGGGTCGACGTCTACTGGAGTGAGGACGACAAGCGCTTCGCCGTCGTCTGGATCGCCGTCTGGTccatcctctgctttttctccagcGCTTTCACCGTGCTCACCTTCCTGATAGACCCCCAGCGTTTCAAGTACCCTGAGAGGCCCATCATCTTCCTGTCCATGTGTTACTGTGTCTACTCCGTGGGCTACATCATTCGCCTCTTCTCGGGGGCCGAAAGCATCGCCTGCGACAGGGACAGCGGCCAACTCTATGTCATCcaggaagggctggagagcacCGGCTGCACCATCGTGTTCCTGGTTCTCTATTACTTTGGCATGGCGAGCTCCTTGTGGTGGGTCATCTTGACTTTGACTTGGTTCCTAGCGGCAGGGAAGAAATGGGGGCATGAAGCCATCGAAGCCAACAGCAGCTACTTCCACTTGGCAGCGTGGGCCATCCCAGCAGTGAAGACCATCATGATCCTGGTCATGAGAAGGGTGGCTGGAGATGAGCTGACGGGGTTGTGCTATGTGGGAAGCATGGATGTGAACGCCTTGACTGGGTTTGTACTCATCCCTTTGGCTTGTTATCTAGTCATTGGcacttcttttattctttctgggTTTGTGGCCCTTTTTCATATCAGGAGGGTGATGAAAACAGGTGGAGAAAACACCGACAAGTTGGAGAAACTTATGGTCAGGATCGGTGTCTTCTCAGTCTTGTATACAGTGCCGGCCACTTGTGTCATAGCTTGCTATTTTTATGAAAGACTTAATATGGATTACTGGAAAATTGTGGCGACTCAACAGAAATGCAAGATGAATAACCAGACTAAAAATTTAGACTGCATGATGAATAACTCTATTCCAGCAGTAGAAATTTTCATGGTCAAAATTTTTATGTTATTAGTTGTGGGCATAACTAGTGGCATGTGGATCTGGACTTCCAAGACTCTTCAGTCCTGGCAAAATGTTTGTAGTCGAAGATTAAAGAAGAGAAGTAGGAGAAAACCTGCAAGTGTTATTACAAGTAGTGGAATCTACAAAAAACCTCAACACCCACAGAAGACTCACCTTGCAAAATACGAATCGACATTACAACCACCCACTTGTGTGTGA